A stretch of the Macrobrachium nipponense isolate FS-2020 chromosome 23, ASM1510439v2, whole genome shotgun sequence genome encodes the following:
- the LOC135200605 gene encoding uncharacterized protein LOC135200605 yields MAARSKEMMTKINAWITLLGLALMQLGTAFATLRPANIADGHQSSPLVATLEHPATRVARHAQPDCPSAAEAKYCSQGNGLCMDVADRDNCGGRAVHELCSGDRCTCCMKDRCAITPDCCSRENGVCINKMDSPQQCYGRTEDRLCPGPHCTCCKKHRCENTPRPCCSRGGTCVNIMDTCQGIKVKELCHNSKCTCCIP; encoded by the exons ATGGCAGCAAGAAGTAAAGAGATGATGACAAAGATCAATGCCTGGATAACTCTCTTGGGTCTGGCTCTTATGCAG CTGGGGACAGCGTTCGCCACGCTTCGTCCAGCCAATATAGCCGATGGTCATCAATCAAGTCCTCTAGTGGCAACTTTAG AGCACCCGGCCACCAGAGTAGCAAGACACGCCCAGCCGGACTGCCCCTCGGCGGCGGAGGCCAAGTACTGCTCGCAAGGGAACGGACTCTGCATGGACGTAGCGGACCGAGACAACTGCGGCGGGAGGGCCGTGCACGAACTCTGCAGTGGTGACCGCTGCACGTGCTGCATGAAGGACCGATGTGCGATCACGCCGGACTGCTGCTCGAGGGAAAACGGCGTCTGCATCAATAAGATGGACAGTCCACAACAGTGCTACGGCAGGACGGAAGACCGTCTATGCCCAGGGCCTCACTGCACGTGTTGCAAGAAGCATAGATGCGAGAACACGCCCAGGCCCTGCTGCAGCAGGGGCGGCACGTGTGTCAACATCATGGACACCTGTCAGGGCATCAAAGTGAAGGAGCTCTGTCACAACAGCAAGTGTACTTGCTGCATTccgt GA
- the LOC135200594 gene encoding uncharacterized protein LOC135200594 gives MSKAPQDEPPSSLSQSEVKKQPPGTITEAIVKKEPPGTITEALMTPEKHLLFQQPNTPCGSEHSKSTPTKRKKKPKEASGHKTKLQKSPSKSYPPNSYISNFFEVPAIRSGTAEPCAQESYSKEGRDRVKKQLNFSDKAKPADNENMAEETKNERDGCSSSHDDIRCHGDEGEHIIIKDEEEAPQDYEPSRSIKDLIGAKIPDHIPEPAKVQVERNGLHKMVAFGVETTSLAGDCDIIQLTCSDLLPGREDFSTYIMPSKPIQDIASKVNGLTIVDGTLRQNGHIVRTVSLEEGVLQFIEHLQENTILISHNTKCFQSQHLIRNVLLEEKFLLERLRERVAGFSDSYEIYLDLFPRGGPTQLPSYKLWKLIKYFSKNFMNRAFQKPVHGIDNLMKIRNLGELLRFEGLTNEERLWTIYRFSMTFDSVVDVVEHRNMTKENQKTFADMVQTKYVSEQMAKKMASSGLTLQHLTLAYEYGGLDCLMELINPRITKNHRVIGNICCYCQRMT, from the exons ATGTCGAAAGCACCACAGGATGAGCCTCCTTCTTCTCTTTCCCAGAGCGAGGTCAAGAAGCAACCGCCCGGCACTATTACAGAAGCTATTGTCAAAAAGGAACCGCCTGGCACTATTACAGAAGCTTTGATGACACCAGAAAAGCACCTGCTATTCCAGCAGCCCAACACTCCATGTGGCTCAGAACACTCCAAAAGCACTCCaaccaaaaggaaaaagaaaccaaAGGAAGCAAGCGGGCACAAGACAAAGCTGCAAAAGAGCCCTTCCAAGAGCTACCCGCCAAATTCATACATTTCTAACTTTTTTGAAGTTCCTGCAATAAGGTCTGGGACTGCAGAGCCTTGTGCACAGGAGAGCTATTCCAAAGAAGGTCGAGATCGTGTGAAAAAGCAGCTGAATTTCTCAGATAAAGCGAAACCTGCAGATAATGAGAATATGGCAGAGgaaacaaaaaatgagagagatggTTGTAGCTCTTCCCATGACGACATACGGTGCCATGGGGATGAAGGAGAGCATATTATCatcaaggatgaggaggaggcaCCACAGGACTATGAGCCATCAAGAAGCATTAAGGATCTCATAGGAGCAAAGATTCCTGATCACATACCTGAGCCAGCGAAAGTGCAGGTGGAAAGGAATGGACTTCATAAGATGGTGGCCTTCGGCGTAGAAACAACTTCTTTGG CTGGAGACTGCGACATTATTCAGCTAACCTGCAGCGACCTCCTACCCGGGAGAGAGGACTTCTCCACTTACATCATGCCATCAAAACCCATCCAAGACATAGCCTCGAAAGTCAACGGGTTAACCATCGTCGACGGCACTTTGAGACAGAACGGGCATATTGTCCGAACCGTCTCTTTAGAAGAGGGAGTACTGCAGTTCATCGAGCACCTGCAAGAAAACACCATACTCATTTCTCACAACACCAAATGTTTCCAGTCACAGCACCTCATCCGGAACGTCCTTCTCGAGGAGAAATTCCTACTGGAGCGACTTCGAGAGAGAGTCGCTGGGTTTTCTGACAGTTACGAGATCTACCTAGATCTTTTCCCCAGAGGTGGGCCAACACAACTTCCTTCTTACAAGCTTTGGAAACTCATCAAGTATTTTTCCAAGAATTTTATGAACCGAGCTTTCCAAAAGCCAGTCCATGGCATAGACAACTTGATGAAAATAAGAAATCTTGGGGAACTCCTTCGCTTCGAAGGACTCACAAACGAGGAGAGACTCTGGACGATCTACCGATTCAGCATGACTTTCGACTCCGTTGTCGACGTCGTCGAGCATCGGAATATGACGAAGGAAAATCAAAAGACGTTTGCAGATATGGTTCAGACGAAATATGTGAGTGAGCAGATGGCCAAAAAAATGGCAAGTTCTGGTCTCACTCTGCAGCACCTTACGCTAGCGTATGAATATGGTGGTCTTGATTGCCTGATGGAGTTGATAAATCCTAGAATAACCAAAAACCACCGAGTGATTGGAAACATTTGCTGTTACTGTCAAAGGATGACCTAA